A region of the Denitrificimonas caeni genome:
CATTCAGCCTGCCCACGCAGCCAAAACTGATTGCCATGCCGAGCGGGCGTGGGGATTTTTTAGTGTTTAAGTACAGCAATCAGTCAGGTCGGGATTATTTGGCCTTTAGCCAAGAGGCAGCCATTGATGAAAGCTGTAGCAGCGCGGAGTTTTTCCACACTGTGGTAAACCCCGTTGCAAATACCCTCTGCAACTCTCACGCTGTCACGGTATTTACCCAACAATTTGCCGATCAATACCCTGCGGAGTTTTGGCCCAGCGCCAAGCACAATGCCTATTATTTTCAAAGCAATGACCAGCGCCGGTTTGTCTTTATTCCTCTGGCTGCAGATCAACTACTGAAGATTGATAGCGACTTTTTCAGCCGGCAGCAGTTGCGTGATTTAGTGGCTAATGTTGATTAATACTGCGTAGATCGCAACCTATAGACTGCCGCGTCGCTGCGCTCCTCGCAGAGACGCTGGCGAGTTTTGCAAACACAGCGAAGCACTCTATCGCGAGTGCCTAAATATAGATCGTCATAGCCTAAAGGCTTCGTAGAAGCGGTAACTCACCACTTACCGTGTATTCAAATAGCTGCAATTATTGCCAGCAATACCAATATTCAAAGCACGCTGCGTTAGGTCTGTGGCAAGCGTAGCCATGGATGGCGTAGCGCCCGAATCGAGACAGGAAGTCTCGTTGAGGGAAAAACAGATTTAACGCAGCGGGCCACACGGAGAATTGCTTTTTTTGTGCTCTTCTAGCGGTCCGTATCGCTACCTAGCACTCAACTTTCACATTGCAAAACCTCGTCTATACTGCATAGCAGCAAACCCAGTAACACGGAGGTTACTATGCGGCGATCTAAACACGGCCAATCTGCACCCGAAGACCACGACAGCCCATGGAAAGGTGCGCTGGAAGTCTTTTTCCAGCCCTTTATGGATTTTCTCTACCCGCACATTGCGGAGTTAATCGACTGGCAGCAACCGGTTGAGTTTCTCGATAAAGAACTGCAAAAAATCACCCGCAAGGCGAAAAACCCACGGCGTTATGCGGATAAGCTGGTTAAAGTGCAGTTTTTAAACGGCAGCGAACAATGGATTTTAATCCACATCGAAGTGCAAGGCGCACCCGAAAGCGACTTTGCCGAACGCATGTTCATTTACTATTACCGCATTCGTGACCGTTACCAGAAGCCAGTAATCAGCTTGGCGGTGCTAACTGACACTCAGCCCAGTTTTAGACCCAGTCACTACAATGACGAAATTGCCGGCTGCAGCATTCGCTTTGAATTTGCCACGGTGAAGCTGCTGGACTGGCAAGATAAAACCGATCAGTTACTGCAGCACGACAATCCATTCGGCTTGCTGATCGCCGCGCAACTGACGGCCAAGCTGATCAAAGACGGTAAAAACCGCGTTGATAATTTAATTGGCTATTATCGACTGGCTGCTAAAAAGCAATTACCCCGCGAACAGGTTGTGCAATTAGTGGTCTTTTTAGAGTGGATCGTCGCACTACCCGAAGACTTAACCCCATACTACAATGAGCAACTAGAACACCTCGAAGAGGATAACAAAATGACCTATATTTCAATTATTGAGCGCCAAGGCATTCAAAAGGGCCTCGAGCAAGGTCTTGAGCAGGGAATTGAAAAGGGGCTAGAAAAAGGCGTTGAGCAGGGCATTGGCCAAGGCCGTGCGGCAACCCTTTATAAGCAGCTACAGCTCAAGTTTAACCAGCAGGCTCAGGAGTACGAACAGCGCCTTTTCCAAGCCAGTGACGCGGAGCTGGATCTCTGGACCGAGCGCGTACTCTTTGCTGAAACCATTGAGGCGGTATTTGCTGGGTAGACCTCGAAGAGGATAGTAAAATGACCTATATTTCAATTATTGAGCGCCAAGGCATTCAAAAGGGCCTCGAGCAAGGTCTTGAGCAGGGAATTGAAAAGGGGCTAGAAAAAGGCGTTGAGCAGGGTATTGGCCAAGGTCGTGCAGCAACCCTTTATAAGCTTCTACAGCTCAAGTTTAACCAGCAGGCTCAGGAGTACGAACAGCGCCTTTTCCAAGCCAGTGACGCCGAGCTGGATCTCTGGACCGAGCGCGTACTCTTTGCTGAAACCATTGAGGCGGTATTTGCTGGGTAGACCTCGAAGAGGATAGTAAAATGACCTATATTTCAATTATTGAGCGTCAGGGCATCGAGCAAGGAATCGAGCAGGGCATTGGTCAAGGCCGTGCGGCAACCCTTTATAAGCTTCTACAGCTCAAGTTTAACCAGCAGGCTCAGGAGTACGAACAGCGCCTTTTCCAAGCCAGTGACGCCGAGCTGGATCTCTGGACTGAACGTGTACTCTTTGCTGAAACCATTGAGGCGGTGTTTGCTCCGTAACAATCTGCCGTATTTGCGAGCGTAGCGAAGTAATCTATTTGGTAAACCACTCGGCGCTGCAGGCATAGCAAGGTTCTGCAACAGTGGGCTGCGAGGTCGCTGCGCTTCTTGCAGAGACAATAATGCATTTGCGTACTACCTTTTATAGCTCCCATCCAGTCTTAGTGAACGCAGAAATAGTCCAGCACAGCTTACAGCGACAGCGCAGTTGGCGAGTGATGAACTATTATCAATAATCTTACAAAAACTTCTAGACGACTGGTCTAATCTTGCTTATTCTAAGCGCTACTTTAGGTTCTAATATTGCCATCAAGCTTTGTTAGTTGTGGTGTTGGTAGGGCTTGTTAGCTAAGTTACGCCTAGCAATGGAGTAAACAATGCACGTGAATACTCAGGCTTTAGCTGCATGGGTTGCCGCTGATGTACCTACTGAGTGTAGGTGCTGTGCATTAAGAACAGAGCAACGGTTTGCCTTGTAAATCGTTGTTATCACTCACGAGGAGTCATCGACGACATGCTAAATTTTGATTTTTACAATCCAACCCATATCAGCTTTGGTAAAGGCTGTATCGCTAAACTAGATGGCTTTGTTCCAGCGGAAGCGCAGGTAATGGTGCTTTACGGTGGGCAAAGTGCACAGCGCACCGGCACCTTAGATGAAGTGCAAGCGGCGCTGGGTGAGCGCAAGGTTTATCTATTTGGTGGCGTAGAGGCTAATCCCACTTATGAGAAGCTGATGGAAGCCGTGCAAATTGCCCGTGAGCAGAACATCGATTTCTTATTGGCGGTCGGTGGTGGCTCTGTGATCGATGGTGCTAAATTTGTTGCCGCAGCGGTGCCTTACCCAGATGACCCCTGGAATATATTGCTCAATGGCGGTCGTGATATTAAACAAGCACTGCCCATTGGTACGGTGTTGACCCTAGCGGCAACGGGTTCGGAAATGAACAACGGCAGTGTGATTACCCGTAAATCCTTGCAAGCCAAGTTGCCGTTCCATAACGATTTGGTTTTTCCGAAATTCTCCATGTTAGATCCAAGCAAAAGCTTTACCTTGCCGGAGCGTCAGGTGGCCAATGGTGTGGTTGATGCTTTTGTTCATGTCATGGAGCAGTACTTAACTTACCCAGTGAACGCCCCGGTGCAAGACCGCTTCTCTGAAGGCTTGCTGCAAACCTTAATTGAGCAAGGCCCGCTGGCGCTCAGTCAGCCAGATGATTATGAGGTGCGTGCCAATCTGATGTGGGTGGCCACCTTAGCCTTGAATGGTCTGATTGGTTCCGGTGTACCGCAGGACTGGTCGACGCATTTAATTGGGCATGAATTCACGGCTTTATACGGCTTAGATCATGCTCAGACTTTAGCAATTATTTTGCCGTCTATGCTGCAAGAGCGCCGCGTGGCGAAGCGTGAAAAACTATTGCAATACGCAGAGCGTGTGTGGAATTTGCGCGATGGTGATGCAGAGCAGCGCATTGATGCAGCGATTGCGCGAA
Encoded here:
- a CDS encoding iron-containing alcohol dehydrogenase, coding for MLNFDFYNPTHISFGKGCIAKLDGFVPAEAQVMVLYGGQSAQRTGTLDEVQAALGERKVYLFGGVEANPTYEKLMEAVQIAREQNIDFLLAVGGGSVIDGAKFVAAAVPYPDDPWNILLNGGRDIKQALPIGTVLTLAATGSEMNNGSVITRKSLQAKLPFHNDLVFPKFSMLDPSKSFTLPERQVANGVVDAFVHVMEQYLTYPVNAPVQDRFSEGLLQTLIEQGPLALSQPDDYEVRANLMWVATLALNGLIGSGVPQDWSTHLIGHEFTALYGLDHAQTLAIILPSMLQERRVAKREKLLQYAERVWNLRDGDAEQRIDAAIARTREFFETLGVKTRLNDYGLAQDAVEAALQQLEQHGMLQLGEHKDIDLAISRRVLEASL